A section of the Agromyces aurantiacus genome encodes:
- a CDS encoding DUF7059 domain-containing protein: MSEHPDDADRELVEALAADLASARFTVAAIEELWERDDASHDAHPGAALRRGHRVPALRALARVDATDRPLATLVRCFVLGAPVPSDDLANALPTLGVAGAVELGLVAREGGQVRPIADLRPYAFADAAGTGEWWIASDLGELATGGALPRDHVLGVGGASTTLSGLLLQQPAATTLDLGTGCGIQAMHASRFSDRVIATDISERALRYARLNARLNALDGIEFRLGSLYEPLAGERVDRVVSNPPFVITPRRQGVPEYEYRDGGMVGDGVVEAVVRGAAAHLAPGGLAQLLGNWEYRRTPAGDGAEAAEDALEDGLERVAGWAAASGLEYWIVERERQDPSEYAETWIRDGGTRPGTPEFEALHDAWLDDFAARGVESVGFGYLLLRRPADGAAPRLARAERLHGPLGDAPGGLGGHLAECLAADDRIAALDDDGLRRVRVAVADDVTEERHHWPGAEQPTVILLRQGGGFGRVVDAGTGLTALVGAADGELPLGVLSDAIAQLLEADPAELWDELAAAVRELVAGGMLRPLD, translated from the coding sequence GTGAGCGAACATCCGGATGACGCCGACCGCGAGCTCGTCGAGGCCCTCGCGGCCGACCTCGCGTCGGCGCGATTCACGGTCGCGGCGATCGAGGAACTCTGGGAACGCGACGACGCGTCGCATGATGCGCATCCCGGCGCCGCGCTCCGCCGCGGTCACCGCGTGCCCGCCCTGCGGGCGCTCGCGCGCGTGGACGCGACGGATCGGCCGCTCGCGACGCTCGTGCGCTGCTTCGTGCTGGGCGCTCCCGTGCCATCCGACGACCTGGCGAACGCGCTGCCGACGCTGGGCGTCGCAGGCGCGGTCGAGCTGGGACTCGTCGCCCGCGAGGGCGGCCAGGTGCGGCCGATCGCCGACCTCAGGCCCTACGCGTTCGCCGACGCGGCGGGGACGGGGGAGTGGTGGATCGCCTCCGACCTCGGCGAGCTCGCGACCGGCGGGGCGCTCCCGCGGGACCACGTGCTCGGCGTGGGCGGTGCGTCGACGACGCTGAGCGGACTCCTGCTGCAGCAGCCCGCGGCCACGACCCTCGACCTCGGCACCGGCTGCGGGATCCAGGCCATGCACGCGTCGCGGTTCAGCGACCGCGTCATCGCGACCGACATCTCCGAGCGGGCGCTGCGGTACGCGCGGCTGAACGCCCGGCTCAACGCGCTCGACGGCATCGAGTTCCGGCTCGGCAGCCTGTACGAGCCGCTCGCGGGCGAGCGCGTCGACCGGGTCGTGTCGAATCCGCCGTTCGTGATCACGCCGCGCCGCCAGGGCGTGCCCGAGTACGAGTACCGGGACGGCGGCATGGTCGGCGACGGCGTGGTCGAGGCGGTCGTGCGCGGCGCCGCAGCCCACCTCGCGCCCGGGGGCCTGGCGCAGCTGCTCGGCAACTGGGAGTATCGCCGCACGCCGGCCGGCGACGGGGCCGAGGCCGCCGAGGACGCCCTCGAGGACGGCCTCGAGCGCGTGGCGGGGTGGGCCGCGGCATCCGGGCTCGAGTACTGGATCGTCGAGCGCGAGCGGCAGGACCCGAGCGAGTACGCCGAGACCTGGATCCGCGACGGCGGCACGAGGCCCGGCACGCCGGAGTTCGAGGCGCTGCACGACGCGTGGCTCGACGACTTCGCCGCGCGCGGCGTGGAGTCGGTGGGGTTCGGGTACCTGCTGCTGCGCCGGCCGGCCGACGGCGCCGCGCCCCGCCTCGCACGAGCGGAGCGGCTGCACGGGCCGCTCGGCGACGCGCCGGGCGGGCTCGGCGGCCACCTCGCCGAATGCCTCGCGGCCGACGACCGCATCGCGGCCCTCGACGACGACGGGCTCCGCCGCGTGCGCGTCGCGGTCGCCGACGACGTCACCGAGGAGCGGCACCACTGGCCCGGCGCCGAGCAGCCCACCGTCATCCTGCTGCGGCAGGGCGGCGGCTTCGGCCGCGTCGTCGACGCGGGCACCGGCCTCACGGCGCTCGTGGGCGCCGCCGACGGCGAGCTTCCACTCGGCGTGCTCTCCGACGCGATCGCGCAGCTGCTCGAGGCCGACCCGGCCGAGCTGTGGGACGAGCTCGCCGCGGCGGTCCGCGAGCTCGTGGCCGGCGGGATGCTGCGCCCGCTCGACTGA
- a CDS encoding DUF3054 domain-containing protein, producing MTAPRTPGVATAVIAAALDAILIVLFALAGRGSHAEALDLVGVLGTAWPFLAGAAIGWLAVRAWRRPLATWPTGVGVWAGALVVGMALRALTGQGVALAFVIVATLTLALFLIGWRALAALGSALRTRRRARAVAH from the coding sequence ATGACCGCGCCTCGCACCCCCGGCGTCGCCACGGCCGTGATCGCGGCCGCGCTCGACGCGATCCTCATCGTGCTCTTCGCCCTCGCGGGGCGCGGCAGCCACGCCGAGGCGCTCGACCTCGTCGGCGTGCTCGGCACGGCATGGCCGTTCCTCGCCGGCGCGGCCATCGGGTGGCTCGCGGTGCGGGCGTGGCGTCGGCCCCTCGCGACCTGGCCGACCGGCGTGGGCGTCTGGGCGGGCGCACTCGTCGTCGGCATGGCGCTTCGGGCGCTCACGGGTCAGGGCGTCGCCCTCGCGTTCGTCATCGTGGCGACGCTCACGCTCGCGCTGTTCCTCATCGGATGGCGCGCGCTCGCCGCGCTCGGGTCGGCGCTCCGCACGCGCCGTCGCGCACGTGCCGTCGCCCACTGA
- a CDS encoding thioredoxin domain-containing protein encodes MARRLADALSPYLRAHADNPVDWYPWGEEAFAEARRRDVPVLISIGYATCHWCHVMARESFSDPDIARVLADGFVAIKVDREEHPEVDASYLAAASAFTRELGWPLTVFTRPDGRAFYAGTYFPPRPVQGVPAFGQVLAAVDEAWRERRDDLDRTADAVGEALAAASVARTHGDLPDTAALEGAVVRLAAEEDRVHGGFGGAPKFPVGPVLGFLVRSGAPGRELAARAFGAMSASPLRDPVEGGFFRYATRSDWSEPHYERMLTDNALLLGVAAGLAGRDETRASVTPVADGLIAFLTDRMQLPPGGFASAQDSESTIDGVRSEGGYYRRDAAGRAALEPPALDAKVLTGWNGLAIGALARAGQAFDRPDAVDAARRAARFLLDHHVRDDGSLVRASLDGVASAARATLEDTGMLAGGLVQLAAATGDVGFAVAARDLVDAAAAAGSASGDSDAAPAFRAPGGPDPVLAAHGLALPDDPAEGATPSGATACADAAWRLYALGAGVQYRDLAERAMRAVAGIALERPIAFGGALACMAALASPLVQLVTVVPDGDAPDAAARARVDELVRATGRHAASVSTAVTDAQARAFADAGFELFAGRSSREGRPAAFRCRAFVCALPVGSAAELAALGADSRPGAPTMDA; translated from the coding sequence ATGGCCCGACGCCTCGCCGACGCACTGAGCCCGTACCTGCGCGCCCACGCCGACAACCCCGTGGACTGGTACCCGTGGGGCGAGGAGGCGTTCGCCGAGGCGCGCCGCCGTGACGTCCCCGTGCTCATCTCGATCGGGTACGCGACCTGCCACTGGTGCCACGTCATGGCGCGCGAGAGCTTCAGCGATCCCGACATCGCTCGGGTCCTCGCCGACGGGTTCGTCGCGATCAAGGTCGATCGGGAGGAGCATCCCGAGGTGGACGCGAGCTACCTGGCCGCCGCCTCCGCGTTCACGCGCGAGCTCGGCTGGCCGCTGACGGTCTTCACCCGCCCCGACGGGCGCGCCTTCTATGCCGGCACCTACTTCCCGCCGCGGCCCGTCCAGGGCGTGCCCGCCTTCGGCCAGGTACTGGCCGCGGTCGACGAGGCGTGGCGGGAGCGACGCGACGACCTGGACCGCACGGCCGACGCCGTCGGCGAGGCGCTCGCGGCCGCATCCGTCGCCCGTACGCATGGCGACCTGCCGGACACCGCGGCGCTCGAGGGCGCGGTCGTGCGGCTCGCCGCGGAGGAGGACCGCGTGCACGGCGGCTTCGGCGGCGCCCCCAAGTTCCCGGTGGGGCCGGTGCTCGGCTTCCTCGTGCGGTCCGGGGCGCCCGGGCGGGAGCTCGCGGCGCGGGCCTTCGGCGCCATGTCGGCCTCGCCGCTCAGAGACCCCGTCGAGGGCGGGTTCTTCCGGTACGCCACCAGGAGCGACTGGAGCGAACCGCACTACGAGCGCATGCTGACCGACAACGCGCTCCTGCTCGGTGTGGCCGCCGGCCTCGCCGGTCGTGACGAGACCCGCGCGAGTGTCACGCCCGTCGCGGACGGGCTCATCGCCTTCCTCACCGATCGCATGCAGCTCCCGCCCGGCGGCTTCGCGAGCGCGCAGGATTCGGAGAGCACGATCGACGGCGTGCGCAGCGAGGGCGGCTACTACCGGCGCGATGCGGCCGGTCGGGCCGCCCTCGAGCCGCCGGCGCTCGACGCGAAGGTGCTCACCGGATGGAACGGCCTCGCGATCGGGGCGCTCGCCCGCGCGGGCCAGGCGTTCGACCGGCCCGATGCGGTCGACGCCGCGCGCCGCGCAGCGCGCTTCCTGCTCGACCACCACGTCCGCGACGACGGCTCGCTCGTGCGCGCGTCCCTCGACGGCGTGGCGTCCGCAGCCCGCGCGACGCTCGAGGACACGGGCATGCTCGCGGGCGGCCTCGTGCAGCTCGCCGCCGCCACGGGCGACGTCGGGTTCGCCGTCGCCGCCCGCGACCTCGTCGACGCGGCCGCGGCCGCCGGTTCGGCATCCGGGGACTCCGACGCCGCACCCGCGTTCCGCGCACCCGGCGGTCCCGACCCGGTGCTCGCGGCGCATGGCCTGGCCCTGCCCGACGATCCCGCCGAGGGAGCGACCCCGTCGGGCGCGACCGCGTGCGCCGACGCCGCCTGGCGCCTGTACGCCCTCGGAGCCGGCGTGCAGTACCGCGATCTCGCCGAGCGCGCGATGCGGGCGGTCGCGGGCATCGCACTCGAGCGCCCCATCGCGTTCGGCGGTGCACTCGCGTGCATGGCCGCGCTCGCGTCGCCGCTCGTGCAGCTCGTCACGGTGGTTCCCGACGGCGACGCCCCCGATGCGGCGGCCCGCGCCCGCGTCGACGAGCTGGTGCGCGCGACCGGCCGCCACGCGGCATCCGTCTCGACCGCGGTGACCGACGCGCAGGCGCGGGCCTTCGCCGATGCGGGCTTCGAGCTCTTCGCCGGACGGTCCTCGCGCGAGGGGCGGCCCGCGGCCTTCCGCTGCCGCGCATTCGTGTGCGCGCTCCCGGTCGGCAGCGCCGCCGAGCTCGCCGCGCTCGGCGCCGACTCCCGGCCCGGCGCTCCTACGATGGACGCATGA
- a CDS encoding aldo/keto reductase, which produces MTQTPVPRIQLNDGRSIPQLGFGVFLVDPPETERIVTDALEAGYRHIDTAAVYGNEEGVGRAIAASGIPREELYLTTKLWNDDQGSQSAIDAFDASLERLGLEYVDLYLIHWPVPAQDRYVESWEALARIRESGRARSIGVSNFMVPHLERLIAETGVTPAVDQIELHPAHQQPAVVDFAARNGIAIESWGPLGQGKYPLLESPAVAGAAAAHGVTPAQAVIRWHLQRGFIVFPKSNRRERMAENFDVFGFELTEAEVAAIDALEGAFDGRVGPDPHAFG; this is translated from the coding sequence ATGACGCAGACACCAGTACCGCGCATCCAGCTCAACGACGGCCGCTCCATCCCCCAGCTCGGCTTCGGCGTGTTCCTCGTGGACCCGCCCGAGACGGAGCGCATCGTCACCGACGCGCTCGAGGCCGGCTACCGGCACATCGACACCGCGGCCGTGTACGGCAACGAGGAGGGCGTGGGCCGGGCCATCGCCGCGTCGGGCATCCCGCGCGAGGAGCTGTACCTCACGACGAAGCTCTGGAACGACGACCAGGGTTCGCAGTCGGCAATCGACGCGTTCGACGCCAGCCTCGAGCGGCTCGGCCTCGAGTACGTCGACCTCTACCTGATCCACTGGCCCGTGCCGGCGCAGGACCGGTACGTCGAGTCGTGGGAGGCGCTCGCGCGGATCCGCGAGTCCGGACGCGCGCGCTCGATCGGCGTCTCGAACTTCATGGTGCCGCACCTCGAGCGCCTGATCGCGGAGACCGGCGTGACGCCCGCGGTCGACCAGATCGAGCTGCACCCGGCGCACCAGCAGCCGGCCGTCGTGGACTTCGCCGCGCGCAACGGCATCGCGATCGAGTCGTGGGGCCCGCTCGGACAGGGCAAGTACCCGCTGCTCGAGTCGCCCGCCGTGGCCGGGGCGGCGGCCGCGCACGGCGTGACCCCGGCGCAGGCGGTCATCAGGTGGCATCTTCAGCGCGGGTTCATCGTGTTCCCGAAGTCGAACCGGCGCGAGCGCATGGCCGAGAACTTCGACGTGTTCGGCTTCGAGCTGACCGAGGCCGAGGTCGCGGCGATCGACGCGCTCGAGGGGGCGTTCGACGGTCGCGTCGGGCCCGATCCCCACGCGTTCGGCTGA
- the hrpA gene encoding ATP-dependent RNA helicase HrpA, with protein MSERAPLPIPAITYPAELPVSGRRDDIARAIRDHQVVIVAGATGSGKTTQLPKICLELGRESIAHTQPRRIAARTIAERVAEELGAELGGLVGYQVRFTDQASESTRIKVMTDGILLNEIHRDRELRRYDTIIIDEAHERSLNIDFLLGYLKRLLPRRPDLRVIITSATIDPESFARHFADGSGEPAPIIEVSGRTYPVEIRYRPLVADGSGGEGEEADDEGAAAEDRDVQRGILEALDELGREAPGDVLVFLSGESEIRDAEAAVRAHAARRGAADVTEVLPLYGRLSSADQHRVFEPSKVAGLRRRVVLATNVAETSLTVPGIRYVIDAGTARISRYSARSKVQRLPIEPISQASANQRSGRSGRTSDGIAIRLYSEDDYGRRPEFTDPEILRTNLAAVILQMASLGLGAVEAFPFLTPPDARGIRDGVELLRELGAIDDVDAATGPQLTRVGRQLARLPIEPRFARMVLESKAQGVSREVLAIVAGLTIQDPRERPLERREQADAMHARFVDPTSDFLTLLNLWNHLEAQQRELSGNAFRRMCRTEFLNYLRVREWQDLYRQLVRLAKPLGLHVAKEAGPPNPDGIHRSLLAGLLSQIGIRDDSRTSTGRGGAGGQREAERRGRRPQAEFAGARSARFVVFPGSALAKKPPAAIMAAELVETSRLFARTAAAIDPAWAEQVAGPLAKRSYSAPRWERRQGSAVADEKVLLFGVPIVPKRRIQLARVDSALARELFIRHALVEEDWDWNRLDKRTYAFIRRNRELRRELGELEERTRRRDVLAGDEAVVAFYEQRVPAEATDARAFERWWRAEQRRRPDLLTMTTADLVGEDEVSTDGGFPDRWRQGDQTLRLRYRFEPGADDDGVSVLVPLVLLPRLEPNGFDWQVPGLRDELITAMLRTLPKVLRRQVVPAAEWAAKISAELPDGPEGGQARPPFAETVAGVIKRLTYAPVGADDFDLDRLPPHLRVTFRAVDERGRTVGDDKDLGALQERLAERAGRAVASTFVGGSTADGSAKGTSRTPRAAEHDGRETRRAATAAPAAFAEQSGVTTWQWDALPEHVDTRQGGNVVRAYPALVDEGASVAVRLVATAEERDRASRRGIRRLLVLATPSPVAYVQEHLSNQEKLALASSAYAGPRALLDDCLAAVVDAELRARHADALVRTRAEFEAVRDAVSAVVMDRMFETVALVARILVAARDADRAISKASSLQLMAALADARSQLEALVPSGFVSATGLERLRHLPRYVEAITVRVRRMQDNPGRDRQLVTEFDQARAAYEKAGGTIPIDPEADPALVRVRWMLEELRVGLFAQELRTAETVSVKRVVKALAE; from the coding sequence ATGTCCGAGCGCGCCCCCCTGCCGATCCCCGCGATCACCTATCCGGCCGAGCTGCCGGTCAGTGGCCGTCGCGACGACATCGCGCGCGCCATCCGGGATCACCAGGTCGTGATCGTCGCCGGCGCGACGGGGTCGGGCAAGACCACGCAGCTGCCGAAGATCTGCCTCGAGCTCGGCCGCGAGTCGATCGCGCACACGCAGCCACGCCGGATCGCGGCCCGCACCATCGCGGAGCGCGTCGCCGAGGAGCTCGGCGCCGAGCTCGGCGGGCTCGTCGGCTACCAGGTGCGCTTCACCGACCAGGCGAGCGAGTCGACGCGCATCAAGGTGATGACCGATGGGATCCTCCTCAACGAGATCCACCGCGACCGCGAGCTGCGCCGGTACGACACGATCATCATCGACGAGGCGCACGAGCGCAGCCTCAACATCGACTTCCTGCTCGGGTACCTCAAGCGCCTCCTCCCCCGCCGGCCCGACCTGCGTGTGATCATCACGAGCGCGACGATCGACCCGGAGAGCTTCGCGCGCCACTTCGCGGACGGCTCGGGAGAGCCCGCCCCGATCATCGAGGTGTCGGGGCGGACCTATCCCGTCGAGATCCGGTACCGCCCGCTCGTGGCCGACGGCTCGGGCGGCGAGGGCGAGGAGGCCGACGACGAGGGCGCCGCGGCCGAGGATCGCGACGTGCAGCGCGGGATCCTCGAGGCCCTCGACGAACTGGGGCGGGAGGCGCCCGGCGACGTCCTCGTGTTCCTCTCCGGCGAGAGCGAGATCCGCGACGCCGAGGCGGCGGTGCGCGCGCACGCCGCGCGGCGCGGCGCGGCCGACGTGACCGAGGTGCTCCCGCTCTACGGCCGGCTGTCGTCGGCCGACCAGCACCGCGTGTTCGAGCCGTCGAAGGTCGCCGGGCTCCGACGCCGCGTCGTGCTCGCGACGAACGTCGCCGAGACGAGCCTCACGGTGCCCGGAATCCGGTACGTGATCGACGCGGGCACCGCCCGGATCAGCCGCTACTCGGCGCGCTCGAAGGTGCAGCGGCTGCCCATCGAGCCGATCTCGCAGGCTTCGGCGAACCAGCGTTCGGGACGATCCGGCCGCACGAGCGACGGCATCGCCATCCGCCTGTACTCGGAGGACGACTACGGGAGGCGACCCGAGTTCACCGATCCCGAGATCCTGCGCACGAACCTCGCCGCGGTCATCCTGCAGATGGCGTCGCTCGGGCTCGGCGCCGTCGAGGCGTTCCCGTTCCTCACGCCCCCGGATGCCAGGGGCATCCGCGACGGCGTCGAACTGCTCCGGGAGCTCGGCGCGATCGACGACGTGGATGCCGCGACCGGGCCGCAGCTCACGCGCGTCGGGAGGCAGCTGGCCCGCCTGCCGATCGAGCCGCGGTTCGCGCGCATGGTGCTCGAATCGAAGGCGCAGGGCGTGAGCCGCGAGGTGCTCGCGATCGTCGCCGGCCTCACGATCCAGGACCCGCGCGAGCGCCCGCTCGAGCGGCGCGAGCAGGCCGACGCGATGCACGCGCGGTTCGTCGATCCGACGAGCGACTTCCTCACCCTCCTGAACCTCTGGAACCACCTCGAGGCGCAGCAGCGCGAGCTCTCGGGCAACGCGTTCCGCCGCATGTGCCGCACCGAGTTCCTCAACTACCTGCGCGTGCGGGAGTGGCAGGACCTCTACCGCCAGCTCGTGCGGCTCGCCAAGCCCCTCGGACTGCATGTCGCGAAGGAGGCCGGCCCGCCGAACCCGGATGGCATCCACCGGTCGCTGCTCGCCGGGCTGCTCTCGCAGATCGGCATCCGCGACGACAGCCGCACCTCGACCGGGCGCGGCGGCGCGGGAGGCCAGCGCGAGGCCGAGCGGCGCGGGCGCCGGCCGCAGGCCGAGTTCGCGGGCGCGCGGAGCGCGCGGTTCGTGGTGTTCCCCGGCTCGGCCCTCGCCAAGAAGCCGCCGGCCGCGATCATGGCCGCCGAGCTCGTCGAGACGAGCCGGCTCTTCGCCCGCACGGCCGCCGCGATCGACCCGGCGTGGGCCGAGCAGGTCGCGGGTCCGCTGGCCAAGCGCAGCTACTCCGCGCCCCGATGGGAACGGCGTCAGGGCTCGGCGGTCGCCGACGAGAAGGTGCTGCTCTTCGGCGTGCCGATCGTGCCGAAGCGGCGCATCCAGCTCGCCCGTGTCGACTCGGCGCTCGCGCGCGAGCTCTTCATCCGGCACGCGCTCGTCGAGGAGGACTGGGACTGGAACCGCCTGGACAAGCGCACGTACGCGTTCATCCGGAGGAACCGGGAGCTTCGGCGCGAGCTCGGCGAGCTCGAGGAGCGCACCCGCCGACGCGACGTGCTCGCCGGCGACGAGGCCGTCGTCGCGTTCTACGAGCAGCGCGTGCCGGCCGAGGCGACGGACGCGCGCGCCTTCGAGCGATGGTGGCGGGCCGAGCAGCGCAGGCGCCCGGACCTGCTCACGATGACCACCGCCGACCTCGTCGGCGAGGACGAGGTGTCGACCGACGGCGGGTTCCCCGACCGCTGGCGGCAGGGCGACCAGACGCTGCGGCTGCGCTACCGCTTCGAGCCCGGCGCCGACGACGACGGCGTGAGCGTGCTCGTGCCGCTCGTGCTGCTCCCCCGCCTCGAGCCGAACGGCTTCGACTGGCAGGTGCCGGGCCTGCGGGACGAGCTCATCACGGCGATGCTGCGCACGCTGCCGAAGGTGCTGCGCCGGCAGGTCGTTCCCGCCGCCGAGTGGGCGGCGAAGATCTCGGCCGAGCTGCCCGACGGGCCCGAGGGCGGCCAGGCTCGCCCGCCGTTCGCCGAGACCGTCGCCGGCGTCATCAAGCGCCTCACCTACGCGCCAGTCGGCGCCGATGACTTCGACCTCGACCGGCTGCCGCCGCACCTGCGCGTCACGTTCCGCGCGGTCGACGAGCGCGGCCGCACCGTCGGCGACGACAAGGACCTCGGCGCCCTCCAGGAACGGCTCGCCGAACGCGCCGGCCGCGCGGTCGCGTCGACGTTCGTGGGCGGCTCGACGGCCGACGGGTCGGCGAAGGGGACGTCGCGGACCCCGCGCGCCGCGGAGCACGACGGTCGCGAGACGCGCCGTGCCGCGACCGCGGCGCCGGCGGCGTTCGCCGAGCAGTCGGGCGTCACGACGTGGCAGTGGGACGCGCTGCCCGAACACGTCGACACGCGCCAGGGCGGCAACGTGGTGCGCGCCTATCCGGCGCTCGTCGACGAGGGCGCGTCCGTGGCCGTGCGCCTGGTCGCGACCGCCGAGGAGCGCGATCGCGCGTCGCGTCGCGGCATCCGCCGGCTGCTCGTGCTCGCGACGCCCTCGCCGGTGGCCTACGTGCAGGAGCACCTGTCCAACCAGGAGAAGCTCGCCCTCGCCTCGAGCGCCTACGCCGGGCCCCGCGCGCTGCTCGACGACTGCCTCGCGGCCGTCGTCGACGCGGAGCTCCGGGCGCGCCACGCCGACGCGCTCGTCCGCACGCGCGCCGAGTTCGAGGCGGTGCGCGACGCCGTGTCGGCGGTCGTCATGGATCGCATGTTCGAGACCGTCGCGCTCGTCGCGCGCATCCTCGTCGCGGCGCGCGACGCCGACCGCGCCATCTCGAAGGCCTCGAGCCTGCAGCTGATGGCGGCGCTCGCCGACGCGCGCAGCCAGCTCGAGGCGCTCGTGCCGTCCGGGTTCGTCTCGGCGACGGGCCTCGAGCGGCTGCGCCACCTGCCCCGCTATGTCGAGGCGATCACGGTGCGCGTGCGCCGCATGCAGGACAACCCCGGCCGCGACCGCCAGCTCGTGACGGAGTTCGACCAGGCGCGCGCCGCCTACGAGAAGGCGGGCGGCACCATCCCGATCGATCCGGAGGCCGACCCCGCGCTCGTGCGCGTGCGGTGGATGCTCGAGGAGCTGCGGGTCGGGCTGTTCGCACAGGAGCTGCGCACCGCCGAGACCGTCTCGGTCAAGCGCGTCGTCAAGGCGCTGGCCGAGTGA
- a CDS encoding SRPBCC domain-containing protein, with translation MTVTGEILPDEPGFLLEFDEVYDTDPDDLWDAITTPERLARWMADYRGEFRLGGHWQAMQPDGGVYCEGEVTSCERPRGFTTTWTVAGEQPTLVTVQLEPDGSRTRLRLRHERVTRLETGPGWHAHLEQLAGHLAHPAAERDRAAYRRRFTELEPGYAARFAALTRPAP, from the coding sequence ATGACCGTCACCGGCGAGATCCTCCCCGACGAGCCCGGGTTCCTGCTCGAGTTCGACGAGGTCTACGACACCGATCCCGACGACCTCTGGGACGCGATCACGACTCCCGAGCGACTCGCCCGCTGGATGGCGGACTACCGAGGCGAGTTCCGGCTCGGCGGGCACTGGCAGGCGATGCAGCCCGACGGCGGCGTGTACTGCGAGGGCGAGGTCACCTCGTGCGAGCGACCGCGGGGCTTCACGACGACGTGGACGGTGGCCGGCGAGCAGCCGACGCTCGTGACGGTGCAGCTCGAGCCCGACGGGTCGCGCACGCGCCTGCGGCTCCGGCACGAGCGCGTGACCCGGCTCGAGACGGGGCCCGGATGGCACGCCCACCTCGAGCAGCTGGCCGGCCACCTCGCCCACCCCGCCGCCGAGCGCGACCGCGCGGCGTACCGGCGGCGGTTCACGGAACTCGAGCCCGGCTACGCGGCGCGCTTCGCCGCGCTCACTCGGCCAGCGCCTTGA
- a CDS encoding ArsR/SmtB family transcription factor — MHAFDVLGDPVRRRILDLLADGERPAGAVVDVVAGEFGITQPAVSRQLRILREQGFATVRADGARRIYALDRAGVEAASAELDRYRRVWGQRLDALHTEVARGTRARREEA, encoded by the coding sequence GTGCACGCGTTCGACGTCCTCGGCGACCCGGTGCGCCGCCGCATCCTCGACCTGCTCGCCGACGGCGAGCGGCCGGCGGGTGCGGTGGTCGACGTGGTCGCGGGGGAGTTCGGGATCACCCAGCCCGCGGTCTCACGGCAGTTGCGGATCCTCCGCGAACAGGGGTTCGCGACGGTCCGTGCTGACGGCGCCCGCCGCATCTACGCGCTCGACCGGGCCGGCGTCGAAGCCGCCTCGGCCGAGCTCGACCGGTATCGGCGAGTCTGGGGGCAGCGACTCGACGCGCTGCACACCGAGGTCGCGCGCGGCACGCGCGCACGACGTGAGGAGGCATGA
- a CDS encoding amino acid ABC transporter ATP-binding protein has translation MVLAEGVSKSFGSHEVLKDITLQVRRGEVLCLVGPSGSGKSTFLRCINHLENVSAGRLSVDGQLVGYRESGGKLYELHPKEAAKQRRDIGMVFQRFNLFPHMTALENVMEAPVVVKGVPRAQAKARALELLARVGLADRADYYPAHLSGGQQQRVAIARALAMDPKLMLFDEPTSALDPELVGEVLDVMKGLAKSGMTMIVVTHEMGFAREVADTLVFMDGGVVVESGDPREVLANPTHERTQAFLSKVL, from the coding sequence ATGGTGCTCGCCGAGGGCGTGTCGAAGAGCTTCGGCTCGCACGAGGTGCTGAAGGACATCACCCTCCAGGTCAGGCGGGGCGAGGTGCTCTGCCTGGTCGGGCCGAGCGGCTCCGGCAAGTCGACCTTCCTGCGGTGCATCAACCACCTCGAGAACGTCTCGGCCGGCCGGCTCTCGGTCGACGGGCAGCTCGTGGGCTACCGCGAGTCCGGCGGGAAGCTCTACGAGCTGCACCCGAAGGAAGCCGCGAAGCAGCGCCGCGACATCGGCATGGTGTTCCAGCGATTCAACCTGTTCCCGCACATGACCGCGCTCGAGAACGTCATGGAGGCGCCGGTCGTCGTCAAGGGCGTGCCGAGGGCCCAGGCGAAGGCGCGCGCCCTCGAGCTGCTGGCTCGCGTCGGCCTCGCCGATCGCGCCGACTACTATCCCGCGCACCTCTCCGGCGGGCAGCAGCAGCGCGTCGCCATCGCGCGGGCGCTCGCGATGGACCCGAAGCTCATGCTCTTCGACGAGCCGACCTCGGCCCTCGACCCCGAGCTGGTCGGCGAGGTGCTCGACGTCATGAAGGGGCTCGCCAAGAGCGGGATGACCATGATCGTCGTGACGCACGAGATGGGCTTCGCGAGGGAGGTCGCCGACACGCTCGTGTTCATGGACGGCGGCGTCGTCGTCGAATCGGGCGACCCACGCGAGGTGCTCGCGAACCCGACGCACGAGCGCACGCAGGCCTTCCTGTCGAAGGTGCTCTGA